A region of Pyxidicoccus parkwaysis DNA encodes the following proteins:
- a CDS encoding DUF1800 domain-containing protein, whose protein sequence is MTRRLALALTVLASACTPGEDPPESPPVPPLGETRQGVEPLDTPSEPNALRFLEQATFGPRLALSVSPAPIDSVEHVVSVGITQSITDQFNAPRSTFDGTTTSADLGSQFFVNAVTGQDQLRQRVAFALSQVMVVSQLGIPEVMATPESEPKLAMAGYLNLLSSKSFGTYRQLLDAVTKDPAMGTYLDMANNKAFKANGQAIEPNENYAREMLQLFSLGLHKLNEDGTVVEDPVTGAPVPAYTEPQVQAFAHALSGWTYGGAACPTIGKSNPPSYAQPMIGCDVNHDTSSQVLLRGVPTTAGATATKHLKEALDNVEADPNVPPFISKQLIQHLVTSNPSPAYVQRVVNVFKNNGSGVRGDLRAVVRAILEDDEARGPQPTLSQYSNYGHLRSPALFITTLVRWLNVQLDTSGGKDPGAKLNSYSRTMGQYVPRPPSVFSYYPPNAPAPGANGLLGPEFAIFDTATVTARANFVHELFYAAGPANAGVIIDLSTLPTDPNDLVLWLDRYLLHGTMSSDLQLAVYNAITDPRAGDLTRRKKLSLFLTSLSPEFQIQR, encoded by the coding sequence ATGACCCGTCGTCTCGCACTCGCTCTCACCGTGCTCGCATCCGCGTGCACGCCGGGGGAGGACCCGCCCGAAAGTCCTCCCGTCCCACCCCTCGGAGAAACGCGGCAGGGCGTCGAGCCCCTCGACACACCCTCCGAGCCGAACGCGCTCCGCTTCCTGGAGCAGGCCACCTTCGGCCCGCGCCTCGCGTTGAGCGTGAGCCCCGCGCCCATCGACTCCGTGGAGCACGTCGTCTCCGTCGGCATCACCCAGTCGATTACGGACCAGTTCAACGCGCCGCGCTCCACGTTCGACGGCACTACCACGAGCGCGGACCTGGGCTCGCAGTTCTTCGTCAACGCCGTCACGGGGCAGGACCAGCTCCGGCAGCGCGTGGCCTTCGCGCTGAGCCAGGTGATGGTCGTCTCCCAGCTGGGCATCCCCGAGGTGATGGCCACCCCCGAGTCCGAGCCGAAGCTGGCGATGGCGGGCTACCTCAACCTGCTCTCCTCGAAGTCCTTCGGCACCTACCGCCAGCTCCTGGACGCCGTGACGAAGGACCCCGCCATGGGGACGTACCTCGACATGGCGAACAACAAGGCCTTCAAGGCCAACGGCCAGGCCATCGAGCCCAACGAGAACTACGCGCGGGAGATGCTCCAGCTCTTCTCGCTCGGCCTGCACAAGCTGAACGAAGACGGCACGGTGGTGGAGGACCCCGTCACGGGCGCGCCCGTGCCCGCGTACACCGAGCCCCAGGTGCAGGCCTTCGCGCACGCGCTCTCCGGGTGGACGTACGGCGGCGCCGCGTGCCCCACCATCGGCAAATCGAATCCGCCCAGCTACGCGCAGCCGATGATTGGCTGCGATGTGAATCACGACACCTCGTCGCAGGTGCTGCTGCGCGGCGTCCCCACGACGGCGGGAGCCACCGCCACGAAGCACCTCAAGGAGGCGCTCGACAACGTCGAGGCGGACCCCAACGTCCCGCCCTTCATCTCCAAGCAGCTCATCCAGCACCTCGTCACCAGCAACCCCAGCCCGGCGTACGTGCAGCGCGTGGTGAACGTCTTCAAGAACAATGGCAGCGGCGTGCGCGGTGACTTGCGCGCGGTGGTGCGCGCCATCCTGGAGGACGACGAGGCGCGCGGCCCGCAGCCCACGCTGTCGCAGTACTCCAACTACGGGCACCTGCGCTCGCCCGCGCTGTTCATCACCACGCTGGTCCGGTGGCTGAACGTGCAGCTCGACACGTCGGGCGGCAAGGACCCGGGCGCGAAGCTCAACTCCTACAGCCGCACGATGGGGCAGTACGTGCCCCGGCCGCCGTCCGTCTTCAGCTACTACCCGCCGAACGCGCCCGCGCCCGGCGCCAACGGGCTGCTCGGCCCCGAGTTCGCCATCTTCGACACGGCCACCGTCACCGCGCGTGCCAACTTCGTGCACGAGCTCTTCTATGCGGCGGGCCCGGCCAACGCGGGCGTCATCATCGACCTGAGCACGCTGCCCACGGACCCCAATGATTTGGTGCTCTGGCTGGACCGCTACCTGCTGCACGGCACGATGTCGTCGGACCTGCAGCTCGCCGTCTACAACGCCATCACCGACCCGCGCGCGGGCGACCTGACGCGCCGGAAGAAGCTGTCCCTCTTCCTCACGTCCCTCTCCCCCGAGTTCCAGATTCAACGGTGA
- a CDS encoding DUF2381 family protein: MPASFLVLLLPVLLSGPVSAEPAFKPCQTGVHHVELPVTVPEEPVQVCISPGQTTIINFDGALVSGSLSLEGADRFTLAEPGLSTLKLVPSEKLAVGERLRLTVRFQDAAAPTSAALLLVVHPAQATPLVDVHRQSRTVESFRQELGARDAQLRQCQEENTRLRAESTSAHGLAGLQALGLLRIDTPFEARDNSKSAKGSPASALLLGGIVRSFRAAERVAVTMSLRNPEGAAAWTAQGAKIVLEDKRGVELKVLEVWPREPIPPGRTLKLVVEAEAPDVNAKGPFTLRLWEAEGGRTAIVQGVMLP; the protein is encoded by the coding sequence ATGCCCGCCTCGTTCCTTGTCTTGCTGCTGCCGGTCCTGCTGAGCGGGCCCGTCTCCGCGGAGCCTGCTTTCAAGCCCTGTCAGACAGGCGTTCATCACGTGGAGCTTCCCGTGACGGTCCCAGAGGAGCCCGTCCAGGTCTGCATCAGCCCGGGCCAGACCACCATCATCAACTTCGACGGGGCGCTCGTTTCGGGCTCTCTGTCGCTCGAAGGCGCGGACCGCTTTACGCTGGCGGAGCCCGGGCTGAGCACCCTCAAGCTGGTGCCCTCCGAGAAGCTGGCGGTAGGCGAGCGGCTACGGCTGACGGTGCGCTTCCAGGACGCCGCTGCCCCGACAAGCGCGGCCCTGCTGCTGGTCGTCCACCCCGCCCAGGCCACGCCGCTGGTGGACGTGCACCGGCAGTCCCGCACCGTGGAGTCCTTCCGCCAGGAGTTGGGGGCACGCGATGCGCAGCTCCGGCAGTGCCAGGAGGAAAATACCCGGCTCCGCGCTGAGTCGACCAGCGCCCATGGGCTCGCGGGCCTTCAGGCCCTGGGCCTCCTCCGCATTGACACTCCATTCGAGGCCAGGGACAACAGCAAGAGCGCGAAGGGTTCTCCGGCGAGCGCCCTGCTGCTGGGCGGAATCGTGCGGAGCTTTCGCGCAGCGGAGCGCGTGGCCGTGACGATGTCCTTGAGAAACCCCGAGGGCGCGGCGGCCTGGACGGCCCAGGGCGCGAAGATTGTGCTGGAGGACAAGAGGGGTGTGGAGCTGAAGGTGCTCGAAGTGTGGCCCCGGGAGCCCATCCCTCCAGGTCGCACACTCAAGCTGGTCGTGGAGGCGGAAGCCCCGGACGTGAATGCCAAGGGCCCCTTCACCCTGCGGTTGTGGGAAGCCGAGGGCGGCAGGACGGCCATCGTCCAGGGAGTGATGCTCCCGTGA
- a CDS encoding PAAR-like domain-containing protein translates to MSDKSEVFVNGLTPVTTESDGKVVGFPDVCKVPGPSGPVPIPFPNIALSRDLENGSKTVLINGASVALKDSYIGKSTGNEAGTAGGGVTSGKTRGRAFPVSYSFDVQIEGRPVVRNLDLFTLNDHNTAPFPIMQPQGTPPVAVQLEEVEVEQPEELCDWCGKKKHGFDRKGRVGSNLGSSAVLGRNILGARELSAHPWYTGPFSLAAHHLICLEALDSPTWAAICALLGYHPDRKFNGVFLPMKLALACQLRVAAHRGNHAEGFAFDLHLPYPKAVKKQLDYIARMLKDGEFCSNPEALIERLDKVSAEILANIASGLWTLTRDGLDYQVGGVGCAGLGSISQKPSSLPCPKGRQHGLTHAVTGQPVASRTLVVGE, encoded by the coding sequence ATGTCCGATAAGAGCGAGGTGTTCGTCAATGGACTGACGCCCGTCACCACGGAGAGCGATGGCAAGGTGGTGGGCTTCCCAGACGTGTGCAAAGTGCCTGGCCCGAGCGGGCCCGTGCCCATTCCCTTCCCCAACATTGCATTGAGCAGGGATTTGGAGAATGGCTCGAAGACGGTGCTCATCAACGGCGCGTCCGTGGCACTGAAGGATTCGTATATCGGCAAGTCCACCGGCAACGAGGCCGGCACGGCGGGCGGGGGCGTCACCTCTGGCAAGACGCGTGGCCGCGCGTTCCCGGTGAGCTACTCCTTCGACGTGCAAATCGAAGGCAGGCCGGTGGTACGCAACCTGGATCTCTTCACGCTGAATGACCACAACACGGCGCCCTTTCCCATCATGCAGCCACAGGGGACGCCTCCCGTGGCGGTGCAGTTGGAGGAGGTGGAAGTCGAGCAGCCAGAGGAGCTGTGCGACTGGTGCGGGAAGAAGAAGCACGGCTTCGACAGGAAGGGACGGGTGGGCAGCAACCTGGGCAGCTCCGCGGTGCTGGGGCGCAACATCCTGGGGGCGCGCGAGCTGTCGGCGCACCCGTGGTACACGGGGCCGTTCTCCCTCGCCGCACACCACCTCATCTGCCTGGAAGCCCTCGACAGTCCAACGTGGGCCGCGATCTGCGCTCTGCTCGGCTACCACCCGGACCGCAAGTTCAATGGCGTCTTCCTGCCCATGAAGCTGGCGCTGGCGTGCCAGTTGCGAGTCGCGGCACACCGGGGCAACCATGCCGAGGGCTTCGCCTTTGACCTGCACCTGCCGTACCCCAAGGCCGTCAAGAAACAGCTCGACTACATCGCGAGGATGTTGAAGGACGGTGAGTTCTGCTCCAACCCAGAAGCTCTCATTGAGAGGCTGGACAAGGTGAGCGCGGAGATTCTGGCCAACATCGCTTCGGGCCTGTGGACGCTGACCCGGGACGGGCTGGATTACCAGGTTGGAGGAGTGGGGTGCGCGGGGCTGGGCAGCATCAGCCAGAAGCCCTCCTCCCTGCCATGCCCCAAGGGACGCCAGCATGGCCTCACGCACGCGGTGACGGGTCAACCGGTGGCTTCGAGAACCCTCGTCGTTGGAGAGTAG
- a CDS encoding serine/threonine protein kinase yields MHPRDRARPPEPAPGDDVGGYILKSLLGQGGFGTVYLAERGGQRYALKLLPLAGLGRWGERELLMLARVKHPNVVRLLGHCHWPDREPRFLVVIMEYVEGRRLDVWAEMENPSAHAVLGRVLGVARALEALHEGRALHRDVKESNVIVREADGEAVLVDLGVGRHEDMSEVTGGSLPPGTRAYLSPEAWRFHREVSGARYRSTPADDIYALGVVLYWLLTGTKPFHMVEGHDGSMVRSGPLVSVCARNGRVPEELGMLCMRLLEEDPERRPDAGVLVAKLEALLARDTPDWHTPLCDFHDEHNVTTRPGADADEEVGWLNQVREDLPPRRGGRWPRPVTEEPEPGTVSPAPALSLPPASGVMASTSVQAAQAVVEPLPASTVSPVSRLHGTGRSPWVMASLGLLAVLCAAVASGDFGGRGVLSFAREEGRPVPDWKVAQPESLPESNGAAAPPGAVSTPAAVALPVMTPKEPASVKTQNPAGTTQPSPTPAGGRGRAGRVLKAATAACALLGCPGAQVRERPPPEPCPPGAVETMEQLDIDVGDSLDWSFGGGGNRVLTVREGWTSVEIIGADFGDIPNGSMASGRLVFGDRVYGRMTQVRLRDTSRTIPVCMELLGADGKPGLELEPGSTPTAARVFSAGGIRAVRQFE; encoded by the coding sequence ATGCATCCACGCGATAGAGCCCGGCCACCGGAGCCCGCGCCCGGCGACGACGTGGGCGGGTACATCTTGAAGTCGCTGCTCGGGCAGGGCGGCTTCGGCACGGTGTATCTCGCGGAGCGGGGCGGACAGCGCTACGCGCTGAAGCTGCTGCCGCTGGCGGGGCTGGGCAGGTGGGGCGAGCGTGAGCTGCTCATGCTCGCGCGGGTGAAGCACCCCAACGTCGTGCGCCTGCTGGGCCACTGTCACTGGCCGGACAGGGAGCCCCGCTTCCTCGTCGTCATCATGGAGTACGTGGAGGGGCGCAGGCTGGACGTCTGGGCGGAGATGGAGAATCCGTCCGCGCACGCGGTGCTGGGCCGTGTCCTGGGCGTGGCGCGAGCGCTCGAGGCCCTGCACGAGGGCAGGGCGCTCCACCGCGATGTGAAGGAGTCCAACGTCATCGTGCGCGAGGCGGATGGCGAGGCGGTGCTCGTGGACCTGGGCGTGGGCCGCCACGAGGACATGTCTGAAGTCACGGGTGGCTCGCTGCCTCCGGGCACGCGCGCGTACTTGAGCCCGGAGGCCTGGCGCTTCCACCGGGAGGTGTCCGGCGCGCGCTACCGCTCCACGCCCGCTGACGACATCTACGCCCTGGGCGTGGTGCTGTATTGGCTGCTGACGGGCACGAAACCCTTTCACATGGTGGAGGGACATGACGGCTCGATGGTTCGCTCCGGGCCGCTCGTGAGTGTCTGTGCTCGCAACGGCCGCGTGCCCGAGGAGCTTGGCATGCTGTGCATGCGCCTCCTGGAGGAAGACCCGGAGCGCCGGCCTGACGCGGGAGTGTTGGTGGCGAAGCTGGAGGCGTTGTTGGCGCGGGACACGCCGGACTGGCACACGCCCCTGTGTGACTTCCATGACGAGCACAACGTCACCACCCGCCCGGGTGCGGACGCGGACGAGGAGGTGGGCTGGCTCAACCAGGTTCGCGAGGACCTTCCGCCGCGAAGGGGAGGGCGCTGGCCCCGGCCCGTCACGGAGGAGCCGGAGCCCGGCACCGTGTCACCTGCTCCTGCCTTGTCTCTGCCGCCGGCTTCCGGCGTCATGGCTTCCACGTCCGTTCAGGCCGCGCAGGCGGTGGTGGAGCCGCTCCCGGCGAGCACCGTGAGCCCGGTGTCGCGCCTCCATGGTACGGGGCGTTCTCCATGGGTCATGGCCTCGCTGGGCCTGCTCGCGGTGCTGTGCGCGGCCGTGGCATCCGGCGACTTCGGCGGGCGGGGAGTGCTGTCCTTCGCCCGCGAAGAGGGCCGTCCGGTGCCGGACTGGAAAGTGGCGCAGCCGGAGTCACTGCCGGAAAGTAATGGGGCCGCAGCCCCGCCCGGAGCGGTCTCCACCCCCGCGGCCGTCGCCCTCCCGGTGATGACTCCCAAGGAGCCGGCTTCCGTGAAGACGCAGAATCCCGCTGGAACGACCCAGCCCTCCCCGACGCCCGCAGGAGGACGGGGCCGCGCGGGCAGGGTGCTCAAGGCAGCGACGGCCGCCTGCGCGTTGCTCGGCTGCCCGGGAGCCCAGGTGCGTGAGCGGCCACCTCCCGAGCCTTGTCCTCCGGGTGCCGTCGAGACCATGGAGCAGCTCGACATCGACGTGGGGGACTCTTTGGATTGGAGCTTTGGCGGCGGAGGGAACCGGGTCCTCACCGTGCGCGAAGGCTGGACCTCCGTCGAAATCATCGGAGCGGACTTTGGGGACATCCCGAATGGCTCCATGGCCTCCGGGCGGCTCGTCTTCGGAGACCGCGTCTACGGCAGGATGACCCAGGTGCGCTTGAGGGACACAAGCCGCACCATCCCTGTCTGCATGGAGCTGCTGGGCGCGGATGGCAAGCCGGGGCTCGAGCTCGAGCCTGGCAGTACACCGACCGCCGCCCGGGTCTTCTCCGCAGGCGGCATCCGTGCCGTGCGCCAATTCGAATAA
- a CDS encoding endo alpha-1,4 polygalactosaminidase, whose amino-acid sequence MRVVLARVSWVLFAVLAACGGTSPPEVIGAQQDAVLVNPQTLKCSTLQVERGSIGAGQGVAGLATQTLSGTQDRWAEYVEFSPNTSATCSYTLPAGVTAETVAAAELGINYRGPLKSEMRWVFEAWDYAAGAWVVVGDNTFALSWKWTATSLALPSPVGRFLSGGPVKLRYRTDSSADASLLDLWVVRVQLASGDAGTPVDAGTPVDAGTPADAGTSTDAGTPVPWEGVSSFTYQLTNYANDTLDQIAGSKFDLAITELSRDGNSDYWRADEIAAVKATGKQMLAYFEIGAIEEYRPEWSQVPADLKLGPVDGWPDEQYVKYWDERWWPIVQGRIDRALAAGFNGCYLDMVVTYEEIPANAAGTNRDDLAKKMVALIARISQYAKARNPDFKVMPQNSPELIDYTGYLAAIDGLGMEDLYWSDDVACSQAWCAENRANAARVRAAGKLVLTTDYAVQAAHVADAYTRSRAAGFVPYVSVRALDRMTVNAGWDPQ is encoded by the coding sequence ATGAGAGTCGTTCTTGCCAGGGTGTCTTGGGTCCTGTTCGCCGTGCTCGCAGCGTGTGGAGGGACGTCGCCACCGGAAGTCATCGGCGCGCAGCAGGACGCGGTATTGGTCAATCCCCAGACGCTCAAGTGCTCGACGTTGCAGGTGGAGCGTGGCTCCATCGGCGCGGGGCAGGGCGTGGCGGGGCTGGCCACGCAGACGCTTTCTGGCACACAGGACAGGTGGGCGGAGTACGTGGAGTTCTCGCCCAACACCTCGGCCACGTGCAGCTACACGCTGCCCGCGGGCGTGACGGCCGAGACGGTGGCGGCCGCGGAGCTGGGCATCAACTATCGCGGTCCCCTCAAGTCGGAGATGCGCTGGGTGTTCGAGGCGTGGGATTACGCGGCGGGCGCCTGGGTGGTGGTGGGCGACAACACCTTCGCGCTCTCGTGGAAGTGGACGGCGACTTCACTCGCGTTGCCCTCGCCGGTGGGCCGCTTCCTGAGCGGCGGGCCGGTGAAGCTGCGCTACCGCACCGACTCCTCCGCCGACGCGTCGCTGCTCGACCTGTGGGTGGTGCGTGTGCAGCTCGCGAGCGGGGATGCCGGCACGCCTGTCGACGCGGGCACGCCGGTGGACGCGGGCACGCCTGCTGACGCCGGTACGTCCACCGATGCGGGCACGCCCGTGCCCTGGGAGGGCGTGAGCAGCTTCACGTACCAGCTGACGAACTACGCCAACGACACGCTGGACCAGATTGCCGGCTCGAAGTTCGACCTGGCCATCACCGAGCTGTCGCGCGACGGCAACAGCGACTACTGGCGCGCGGACGAAATCGCGGCGGTGAAGGCCACGGGCAAGCAGATGCTCGCGTACTTCGAGATTGGCGCAATCGAGGAGTACCGGCCCGAGTGGTCTCAAGTGCCCGCGGACCTGAAGCTCGGCCCCGTGGACGGGTGGCCGGACGAGCAGTACGTGAAGTACTGGGACGAGCGCTGGTGGCCCATCGTCCAGGGGCGCATCGACCGCGCGCTCGCCGCGGGCTTCAACGGCTGCTACCTCGACATGGTGGTGACGTACGAGGAGATTCCCGCCAACGCCGCCGGCACCAACCGCGATGACCTCGCGAAGAAGATGGTGGCCCTCATCGCCCGCATCAGCCAGTACGCGAAGGCGCGCAACCCGGACTTCAAGGTCATGCCCCAGAACTCGCCCGAGCTCATCGACTACACGGGCTACCTCGCGGCCATCGACGGGCTGGGCATGGAGGACCTGTACTGGTCCGACGACGTGGCGTGCAGCCAGGCCTGGTGCGCGGAGAACCGCGCCAACGCCGCGCGCGTGCGCGCCGCCGGCAAGCTCGTGCTCACCACCGACTACGCCGTGCAGGCCGCGCACGTGGCGGATGCCTATACGCGCTCCCGCGCCGCGGGCTTCGTGCCCTACGTCAGCGTGCGGGCGCTGGACCGCATGACGGTGAACGCGGGCTGGGACCCACAGTAA
- a CDS encoding serine/threonine-protein kinase: MSEEKNPTAPPGGTDATLLTPSRTAVPESTGDTELFAGRYAMLGLVGRGGMGAVYRVRDTLVGDVVALKVLELGPTPAPEWLERFRREVRLARRVSHAHVARTFDLGEHAGRLFLTMEYVEGETLQALLERERALAPVRAARIVLALCEGLAAAHAAGVVHRDLKPANVLVEASGRVVLTDFGIARAVAGESASRTQGLVGTPLYMAPEQLEGGEVDARADLYAVGLVLYHLLTGEPPFTGESAMAVAFARLRQPPPDPRLRAHVPDALAALVLSCLAREPSERPAGALALAAALRDWLASVGESVEATATPVPGTVTTGRALAPVTPHRHTPRTPLRPGEQTLAVLPLRFVGPREHESLADGVAESLIDLLSRTRGLRVKSSGATARFRQERDPRVAARELGVELVLDGTLQGAGRTVRATLRIVEGESGTQLWSGRLDETDDDIFALQDRLAQRMSEALRNELLLLTYRDAVPEEALALYRQVMSQQRTTPRGMSDDLIAPLERVLSVAPDFPPAVALHAVSMLRAWFLRMSDKERDWEALARGSLERAMRVAPDLVETQLARAILASHEGRWRDAVVALRGALDQAPTYAPALQSLGNLQCEAGRAGEGMERLKLAYALEPALVVSLLEVARCSAFRGDEDGYRWSLERLDAQPLLALATLTLRMRVAAWRGDHDEVRRCRTLLGDELDPIAVFAATYCSCVLGEMDVATAVAEMDALLSRRLSPRFASLLCQLAAEQFCLRGDTEHSLRYLQRAADVALIDLEWMDRCPALAPLRPLPAFTDARRKVRARVEAIWSS, encoded by the coding sequence TTGTCCGAGGAGAAAAACCCCACCGCGCCCCCCGGCGGAACAGACGCCACGCTGCTCACCCCTTCTCGGACCGCCGTCCCGGAGTCGACGGGAGACACGGAGCTGTTCGCCGGTCGCTACGCGATGCTGGGCCTCGTGGGGCGAGGCGGCATGGGCGCCGTGTACCGCGTGCGTGACACGCTGGTGGGCGACGTGGTGGCGCTCAAGGTCCTGGAGCTGGGGCCCACGCCGGCTCCCGAGTGGCTGGAGCGCTTCCGTCGCGAGGTCCGGCTCGCGCGCCGCGTCTCCCATGCCCACGTGGCCCGCACCTTCGACCTGGGCGAGCACGCCGGCCGCCTCTTCCTGACGATGGAGTACGTGGAGGGCGAGACCCTCCAGGCACTGCTGGAGCGGGAGCGCGCTCTCGCTCCGGTGCGGGCCGCGCGAATCGTGCTGGCGCTCTGCGAAGGACTGGCCGCGGCGCATGCTGCCGGCGTCGTGCACCGGGACCTCAAGCCGGCCAACGTGTTGGTGGAGGCCTCGGGCCGGGTGGTGCTCACCGACTTCGGCATCGCCCGCGCGGTGGCGGGCGAGTCCGCGTCGCGCACGCAGGGCCTCGTCGGAACGCCCCTCTACATGGCGCCAGAGCAGCTCGAGGGCGGCGAGGTGGACGCGCGCGCGGACCTGTACGCCGTCGGACTTGTGCTCTACCACCTGCTCACCGGAGAGCCGCCCTTCACCGGCGAGTCGGCCATGGCCGTGGCCTTTGCCCGGCTGCGCCAGCCTCCTCCGGACCCGCGCCTGCGCGCGCACGTGCCGGATGCGCTCGCCGCGCTCGTCTTGTCCTGCCTCGCCCGCGAGCCCTCGGAGCGGCCCGCCGGAGCGCTCGCGCTGGCGGCGGCGCTGCGTGACTGGCTCGCCTCGGTGGGAGAGTCGGTGGAGGCGACGGCCACGCCCGTCCCCGGCACCGTGACGACGGGGAGGGCGCTTGCGCCCGTGACGCCGCACCGCCACACGCCTCGCACACCGCTGCGCCCGGGAGAGCAGACGCTGGCGGTGCTGCCGCTGCGCTTCGTGGGTCCTCGCGAGCACGAGTCGCTGGCGGACGGCGTCGCCGAGTCGCTCATCGACCTGCTGTCCCGCACGCGCGGGCTGCGGGTGAAGAGCAGCGGCGCGACGGCCCGCTTCCGCCAGGAGCGAGACCCGCGTGTCGCCGCGCGCGAGCTGGGCGTGGAGCTGGTGCTGGACGGGACGCTCCAGGGCGCGGGCCGCACGGTGCGCGCCACGCTGCGCATCGTGGAGGGCGAGTCCGGTACCCAGCTCTGGAGCGGCCGGCTCGACGAGACGGACGACGACATCTTCGCGCTCCAGGACCGGCTGGCCCAGCGGATGTCGGAGGCGCTGCGCAACGAGCTGCTCCTGCTGACGTACCGCGACGCCGTGCCCGAGGAGGCGCTGGCGCTCTACCGGCAGGTAATGTCCCAGCAGCGCACCACGCCCCGGGGCATGAGCGATGACCTCATCGCCCCGCTGGAGCGCGTCCTCTCCGTGGCGCCGGACTTCCCGCCAGCGGTGGCGCTGCACGCCGTGTCGATGCTGCGAGCCTGGTTCCTCCGCATGTCGGACAAGGAGCGTGACTGGGAGGCCCTGGCCCGGGGCAGCCTGGAGCGCGCCATGCGCGTGGCGCCCGACCTGGTGGAGACCCAGCTCGCGCGCGCCATCCTGGCGTCGCATGAGGGCCGCTGGCGCGATGCCGTGGTGGCGCTGCGCGGCGCGCTGGACCAGGCGCCCACGTATGCACCGGCGCTCCAGTCGCTCGGCAACCTCCAGTGCGAGGCGGGCCGGGCCGGTGAGGGAATGGAGCGGCTGAAGCTCGCCTATGCGCTCGAGCCGGCGCTCGTCGTCTCGCTGCTGGAAGTCGCTCGCTGCAGCGCGTTCCGTGGAGACGAGGACGGCTACCGCTGGAGCCTGGAGCGGCTGGATGCGCAGCCGCTGCTGGCGCTGGCCACGCTCACCCTGCGCATGCGCGTGGCCGCGTGGAGGGGAGACCACGACGAGGTCCGCCGCTGCCGCACGCTGCTGGGCGACGAGCTGGACCCCATCGCGGTCTTCGCGGCCACCTACTGCTCCTGCGTGCTGGGAGAGATGGACGTGGCCACCGCGGTGGCGGAGATGGACGCGCTCCTCTCCCGCCGGCTGAGCCCGCGCTTCGCGTCCCTGCTGTGCCAGCTCGCCGCGGAGCAGTTCTGCCTGCGCGGGGACACGGAGCACTCCCTGCGCTACCTCCAGCGGGCGGCGGACGTGGCGCTCATCGACCTGGAGTGGATGGACCGCTGCCCGGCGCTCGCCCCGCTGCGTCCGCTGCCCGCCTTCACCGACGCGCGGCGCAAGGTGCGCGCCCGCGTCGAGGCCATCTGGTCCTCCTGA
- a CDS encoding glucose 1-dehydrogenase, whose product MLTGKVAIVTGASSGIGFGAALTLAAEGAKVVASARRAEQGAKLISLIKDKGGEATWVSADVRVESDVRNLVRAAVETYGRLDCAFNNAGAGIMKPLHETTNDEYALLMDINVRGTFWCMKYELEAMLASGGGSIVNCASVGGTGALPGLSIYSASKAAVLALSRNAAVEYAQRGIRVNAVSPGVVESEMATTGWRLDDPQGRAFASGLHPMNRVGKPEEIGNVVAFLFSDKASFLTGQDVAVDGGLLAAANGATLMLNAR is encoded by the coding sequence ATGCTGACTGGAAAGGTGGCCATCGTCACGGGTGCGAGCTCGGGCATCGGCTTCGGTGCGGCACTCACACTCGCCGCGGAAGGCGCGAAGGTGGTCGCGAGTGCGCGCCGCGCGGAGCAAGGCGCGAAGCTCATCTCGCTCATCAAGGACAAGGGCGGAGAGGCGACGTGGGTGAGCGCCGACGTGCGCGTGGAGAGCGACGTGCGCAATCTCGTGCGGGCCGCCGTGGAGACGTACGGGCGGCTGGACTGCGCGTTCAACAACGCGGGCGCGGGCATCATGAAGCCGCTGCACGAGACGACAAACGACGAGTACGCGCTGCTGATGGACATCAACGTGCGCGGCACCTTCTGGTGCATGAAGTACGAGCTGGAGGCCATGCTCGCCAGCGGGGGCGGCTCCATCGTCAACTGCGCGTCGGTAGGTGGCACGGGCGCGCTCCCGGGCCTGTCCATCTACAGCGCCAGCAAGGCGGCCGTGCTCGCCCTCTCGCGCAACGCCGCCGTGGAGTACGCGCAACGGGGCATCCGCGTGAATGCGGTGAGTCCCGGCGTCGTGGAGTCCGAGATGGCCACCACGGGCTGGCGCCTGGATGACCCGCAGGGCCGCGCCTTCGCCTCCGGACTGCACCCGATGAACCGCGTGGGCAAGCCCGAGGAGATTGGCAACGTCGTGGCCTTCCTCTTCAGCGACAAGGCGTCCTTCCTCACCGGCCAGGACGTCGCGGTGGATGGCGGCCTGCTCGCGGCGGCCAACGGCGCCACGCTGATGCTGAACGCGCGCTGA
- a CDS encoding imm11 family protein — translation MLEWDEYLATFGNSRPFKPLGRPVKLRLGKPIPKNPIMVDFHELPAPVFSPRVKEALEPLDIHGVQFVLADVKVKPDDVRPYWILNVYNWIACVDRGHSILSLFDDGGVLGVKKLVLDEKALSEIPLERRLVFCLRESLSTHVFHQSMVEKVLALKPEGLRFIPVSRWSDSAAFQP, via the coding sequence ATGCTGGAGTGGGACGAGTACCTCGCGACTTTTGGCAATTCCAGGCCGTTCAAGCCCCTGGGGCGCCCCGTCAAGCTACGACTGGGAAAGCCCATCCCGAAGAACCCCATCATGGTGGACTTCCACGAACTGCCGGCGCCGGTGTTCTCCCCGCGTGTGAAGGAAGCGCTGGAGCCGCTGGACATCCACGGCGTCCAGTTCGTCCTGGCGGACGTCAAGGTGAAGCCTGACGACGTACGGCCCTACTGGATCTTGAACGTCTACAATTGGATTGCCTGCGTGGACCGGGGGCACTCGATTCTGTCTCTCTTTGACGACGGGGGCGTCCTCGGCGTCAAGAAGCTGGTGCTGGACGAGAAGGCGCTGTCGGAGATTCCCCTGGAGCGACGGCTCGTCTTCTGTCTGAGGGAATCCCTTTCTACGCACGTCTTCCACCAGTCCATGGTGGAGAAGGTGCTGGCGCTGAAACCGGAGGGCCTGCGCTTCATCCCCGTGAGCAGGTGGAGCGACTCGGCCGCCTTCCAGCCCTGA